In Deltaproteobacteria bacterium, a genomic segment contains:
- a CDS encoding FAD-dependent oxidoreductase, translated as MSDINIDKIGTVMVVGGGIAGIQASLDLAEMGYYVHLVEKTPAIGGRMAQLDKTFPTNDCSMCIISPKLNEVGGHINIEVHTCAELLDVKGASGNMKAKVLKKARYIDLEKCTGCGECASACPIEVPSLFNMGLDMDRATFKPYAQAYPNAFAIQKLDPSPCTITCPANVNAHGYVSLVKEGRFKEALEVIMEVLPLPGVLGRICFHPCEEVCRRSEVDRPVAIRALKRLAADQADIMEVETSCEEEKSEKVAIIGAGPAGLAAAFHLAKKGYKSTIFEANSVPGGMLRVGIPDYRLPPEVLDREVEAITRLGVEIRYDTPLGPDLSLENLEAQGYKAFFLAMGAHGSRSLNVEGEDAEGIHPAMSFLKDVNLGQAPPLGKKVAVIGGGNVAVDAARCALRLGDKEVTMVSLESADEMPSWEWELEEAAEEGISFLHSWGPRRFLVEDGRVTGIELKAVTQVFDAEGRFAPEYDETRIETIDADTVIVAIGQAPIVDALTNVDGLTFTRGGTVEVDPVSLATGRSGVFAAGDMQTGPASAIEAVAGGKEAAISIDRYLRGEDLTAGRKPIDRSLDDKNWRDIPTDNEKRSRLEMPKISLKQRKTTFDEIELGFDPEQGQLEAGRCLACGICCECHQCIAACEADAVTLETHLMQDEVIEMDIGSVILAAGFDAFDPARFQTYQYAASPNVLSSMEFERILSASGPYQGHLIRPSDNKEPKKIAWLQCIGSRDINTCDRPYCSAVCCMYAIKEAMIAKEHSVQELDTTIFFMDMRTYGKDFEKYYERAKEEGIHFVRCRVHTVEQTPEENLVIRYVDESGAGKTEEFDMVVLSVGLEPTAEFTALAERLGVDLTEDGFVMTSSFEPVATSRPGIYVCGAISEPKDIPISVMEASAAASAATSELSEIRFTQTKTIEYPPEQDVSGQAPRIGVFVCHCGINIGGVVDVPAVTEYASTLPFVELADHNLFTCSQDTQGKIQQAVVEHNLNRVVVASCSTRTHEPMFRETLAQAGLNKYLFEMANIRDQDSWVHRDDPEKATQKAKDLVRGAVAKVALLEPLHQTELGLTKEAVIVGGGVAGMTAAMAMAEQGFPVHLVEKSDHLGGNALKLNQTWRGEDIKSYTLSLIDKVESSELINIYFNSEITKCDGFLGNFVSEIKTPEKTVSIPHGTVIVSTGGTPLKPDEYLYGRHDRVLTALEMDELMAAGSEIIKEAETVAFIQCVGSREPERPYCSKVCCSHSVQSAIKIKETNPETSVYILYRDIRTYGFRESLYREARKLGVVFIRYDLEDKPKVEAVSPDKLKVLVADPILGRPLEISCDILCLATAILPNEGEAISEVYKISLNAEGFFLEAHMKLRPVDLTNEGMFLAGLAHYPKPIEESIAQARAAAARATTILAKDSISVGGVVAVVDPDKCAVCLTCVRTCPFGVPHIGEEGHAVIEPAICQGCGACVSECPGKAISLQHFTDEQLLAKTKALIA; from the coding sequence ATGTCAGATATAAATATAGACAAAATAGGCACGGTGATGGTTGTTGGCGGCGGTATCGCCGGGATTCAGGCCTCCCTGGACCTGGCGGAGATGGGCTATTACGTTCACCTGGTTGAAAAAACACCGGCTATCGGCGGACGTATGGCCCAGTTGGACAAGACCTTTCCAACCAACGATTGTTCCATGTGTATCATCTCGCCCAAACTCAACGAAGTCGGCGGGCACATCAATATAGAGGTTCATACCTGTGCGGAGTTGCTTGATGTGAAGGGCGCATCTGGGAACATGAAGGCCAAGGTTCTGAAAAAGGCCCGGTATATTGACCTGGAAAAATGCACCGGGTGCGGAGAATGCGCCTCGGCCTGTCCGATCGAGGTGCCCAGCCTGTTTAACATGGGGCTTGACATGGACAGAGCCACTTTTAAGCCTTATGCTCAAGCCTATCCGAATGCTTTTGCCATTCAGAAGCTTGACCCCTCGCCGTGTACCATAACCTGCCCTGCGAACGTCAACGCTCACGGGTATGTCTCTCTGGTGAAGGAAGGGCGCTTCAAGGAAGCCCTGGAAGTCATCATGGAGGTTTTACCTCTGCCAGGGGTCCTGGGGCGTATTTGTTTTCATCCTTGCGAGGAGGTCTGTCGGCGCTCTGAAGTTGACCGGCCTGTGGCCATCCGGGCTCTCAAGCGTCTGGCGGCCGATCAGGCCGATATTATGGAGGTCGAGACTTCCTGTGAGGAAGAAAAATCGGAGAAGGTGGCCATCATCGGAGCCGGCCCGGCTGGACTCGCTGCGGCCTTTCATCTGGCCAAAAAAGGTTACAAATCAACCATTTTTGAGGCCAATTCGGTGCCTGGCGGGATGCTGCGCGTCGGTATTCCTGATTATCGGCTGCCGCCGGAGGTCCTGGACCGGGAGGTTGAGGCTATCACCCGGCTGGGGGTTGAGATCAGGTACGACACGCCGCTTGGACCTGACCTGAGTCTCGAGAATCTGGAGGCTCAAGGCTATAAGGCCTTCTTTCTTGCCATGGGCGCTCATGGAAGCCGGAGTCTAAACGTCGAAGGCGAGGATGCCGAAGGCATCCATCCGGCCATGTCTTTTCTGAAGGACGTCAATCTGGGTCAGGCGCCGCCGCTTGGCAAAAAAGTGGCGGTCATCGGCGGAGGCAACGTGGCCGTGGATGCGGCTCGATGCGCCCTTCGTCTGGGAGATAAAGAGGTGACCATGGTTTCCCTGGAATCGGCCGATGAAATGCCTTCCTGGGAGTGGGAGCTTGAAGAGGCTGCGGAAGAAGGGATCAGCTTCCTCCATTCCTGGGGTCCCCGTCGTTTTCTGGTGGAAGACGGCCGCGTCACCGGGATAGAGCTCAAGGCCGTGACCCAGGTATTTGACGCTGAAGGCCGATTTGCCCCGGAGTATGACGAGACCAGGATCGAGACCATTGACGCAGACACGGTTATCGTGGCTATTGGTCAGGCGCCGATTGTTGACGCCTTGACCAATGTTGACGGACTGACCTTCACCCGGGGAGGAACTGTGGAGGTTGACCCTGTCAGCCTGGCCACCGGTCGGAGCGGTGTCTTTGCAGCCGGTGACATGCAGACCGGCCCTGCTTCGGCCATTGAAGCCGTCGCCGGTGGCAAGGAGGCGGCCATATCTATTGATCGTTACCTCAGGGGTGAAGATTTAACCGCCGGGCGTAAACCCATTGACCGAAGCCTGGACGATAAAAACTGGCGGGACATACCAACGGATAACGAGAAAAGGTCCCGCCTTGAAATGCCTAAGATTTCACTTAAGCAACGGAAAACAACCTTTGATGAGATCGAGCTTGGCTTTGATCCTGAGCAGGGTCAGCTTGAGGCGGGGCGATGTCTGGCCTGCGGGATATGCTGTGAGTGTCATCAATGTATTGCGGCCTGCGAAGCCGATGCGGTGACTCTTGAAACGCACCTGATGCAGGATGAAGTCATCGAAATGGATATCGGTTCCGTGATTCTGGCCGCCGGGTTTGACGCCTTTGACCCCGCTCGCTTTCAAACCTACCAGTATGCCGCCAGCCCGAACGTACTTTCTTCGATGGAGTTTGAACGGATCCTGTCCGCTTCGGGGCCGTATCAGGGGCATCTAATCAGGCCGTCGGACAACAAGGAGCCGAAGAAAATTGCCTGGCTCCAGTGTATCGGCTCACGGGATATCAATACATGTGATCGGCCATACTGCTCAGCCGTTTGCTGTATGTACGCCATCAAAGAGGCCATGATCGCCAAGGAGCACTCGGTCCAAGAATTGGACACCACCATTTTTTTCATGGATATGCGCACCTATGGCAAAGATTTTGAAAAATATTACGAACGGGCCAAGGAGGAAGGCATCCATTTCGTTCGCTGCCGAGTCCATACCGTGGAGCAGACACCCGAGGAAAACCTCGTTATTCGCTATGTGGACGAAAGCGGGGCGGGTAAGACCGAAGAGTTTGACATGGTTGTCCTCTCAGTTGGCCTGGAGCCTACCGCCGAATTCACCGCACTGGCCGAGCGGCTTGGGGTTGATTTAACCGAAGACGGTTTCGTCATGACTTCCTCCTTTGAGCCGGTGGCGACCTCCAGGCCGGGAATATACGTCTGCGGCGCCATCAGCGAACCGAAGGACATTCCCATCTCGGTCATGGAAGCGTCGGCCGCGGCCAGCGCCGCCACATCAGAACTGTCCGAAATTCGTTTCACCCAAACCAAGACGATCGAGTACCCCCCGGAGCAGGACGTATCTGGCCAAGCTCCCCGGATCGGTGTCTTCGTCTGCCATTGCGGCATTAATATCGGCGGGGTAGTGGACGTGCCTGCTGTGACTGAATATGCCAGCACGCTGCCTTTTGTCGAGCTGGCGGATCATAACCTTTTCACCTGTTCCCAGGACACCCAAGGCAAAATTCAACAGGCCGTGGTCGAACACAACCTCAACCGCGTCGTCGTGGCCTCCTGCTCGACCCGTACCCATGAACCGATGTTTAGGGAGACTCTGGCCCAGGCGGGTCTGAATAAATACCTCTTTGAAATGGCCAACATCAGGGATCAAGACTCCTGGGTGCATCGTGACGATCCGGAAAAGGCCACTCAGAAGGCCAAAGACCTGGTCCGCGGCGCGGTGGCCAAGGTCGCCTTACTCGAGCCCCTGCACCAGACCGAACTAGGTCTGACCAAAGAAGCCGTCATCGTTGGCGGGGGTGTAGCCGGGATGACCGCGGCCATGGCCATGGCTGAGCAAGGATTTCCGGTCCATCTGGTTGAGAAAAGCGACCACCTGGGCGGCAACGCCCTCAAACTCAACCAAACCTGGCGCGGCGAAGACATCAAGTCCTACACCCTCAGCTTGATTGACAAGGTTGAGTCGTCTGAATTGATAAACATTTACTTTAACTCAGAGATTACCAAGTGTGACGGATTCCTGGGTAACTTTGTCTCCGAAATCAAGACCCCGGAAAAAACGGTCAGCATTCCCCACGGGACGGTCATCGTCTCAACCGGCGGAACACCGCTGAAACCCGATGAATATCTATACGGTCGGCATGACCGCGTTTTGACGGCTCTGGAGATGGATGAACTCATGGCAGCAGGGTCCGAAATCATCAAAGAGGCCGAGACCGTGGCCTTTATCCAGTGCGTCGGTTCACGGGAGCCGGAACGGCCTTACTGTTCCAAGGTCTGCTGCAGTCACTCCGTGCAGAGCGCCATCAAAATCAAAGAGACAAACCCTGAAACCTCAGTTTACATCCTTTACCGCGACATCAGGACCTATGGTTTCCGGGAGTCGCTTTACCGCGAGGCCCGCAAACTGGGTGTCGTTTTCATCCGTTACGATCTCGAGGACAAACCCAAGGTCGAGGCCGTCAGTCCGGACAAACTCAAGGTTTTGGTGGCCGACCCCATTTTAGGCCGACCGCTTGAGATCAGCTGCGATATCTTATGCCTGGCCACGGCCATCCTGCCCAACGAAGGTGAGGCGATTTCCGAGGTTTATAAAATTTCCCTGAATGCCGAGGGCTTTTTTCTGGAGGCTCATATGAAGCTCCGGCCGGTGGACCTTACCAATGAAGGTATGTTCCTGGCCGGTCTGGCCCATTATCCCAAGCCAATCGAGGAGTCCATTGCGCAGGCTCGGGCCGCGGCCGCCAGGGCCACAACGATTTTAGCCAAGGATTCGATAAGCGTTGGCGGTGTTGTGGCTGTGGTTGATCCGGACAAATGCGCCGTCTGCCTGACCTGTGTTCGGACCTGTCCTTTTGGCGTTCCCCATATTGGCGAAGAAGGCCATGCCGTTATTGAGCCGGCAATCTGTCAGGGCTGCGGCGCCTGTGTCTCCGAGTGCCCGGGTAAAGCCATCAGCCTTCAGCACTTCACGGACGAGCAACTGCTGGCCAAGACGAAGGCTTTAATCGCTTAA
- a CDS encoding formate--tetrahydrofolate ligase, with protein sequence MALDPTKMEDWQIAEAIEETMKTVYQLGEEMGLEKEELLPHGHYVAKVDFAKVLERLKDKPDGKYIDVTAITPTPLGEGKSTSTMGLVQGMGKRGQNVMAAIRQPSGGPTMNIKGSAAGGGMAQCIPLTPFSLGLTGDINAIMNTHNLAMVAVTSRIQHEFNYDDETMARRNMGSRLNIDPKNVEMGWIMDFCAQALRNIVIGIGGRMDGFLMPSKFGIAVSSEVMAILAVATDLKDMRERMGRIVVAYDKSGKPITTEDLQVAGAMTAWMVEAINPNLLQSLEGQPVFVHAGPFANIAIGQSSIIADRVALKLADYHITESGFGADIGFEKFWNLKCRFSGLKPHCAVIVATIRALKCHGGAPIPIPGRPMPKEYEDENVEWVEKGCENLVHHVKTVKKAGINPVVCINSFYTDTEAEIAMVRRLAEQAGARAPVSSHWLKGSDGALEFADAVVDACEEENEFKLLYELDMPLRQRIEKIAVEVYGADGVEYTPEALQKAERIEKDSELSGLGTCMVKTHLSLTDNPSVKGVPKGWNLRIRDILIYGGAGFIVPVAGAISLMPGTASDPAFKRVDVDTVSGKVKGLF encoded by the coding sequence ATGGCTCTAGATCCCACCAAAATGGAAGATTGGCAGATAGCGGAAGCGATTGAAGAAACAATGAAAACTGTTTACCAGCTCGGGGAAGAGATGGGTCTCGAAAAGGAGGAGTTGCTCCCCCATGGCCATTACGTGGCCAAGGTTGATTTTGCTAAGGTCCTGGAAAGGCTGAAGGATAAGCCGGATGGAAAATACATTGATGTCACGGCCATCACTCCAACGCCCTTGGGAGAAGGTAAGTCCACTTCAACCATGGGCCTGGTTCAGGGTATGGGCAAACGCGGCCAAAACGTCATGGCCGCCATTCGTCAGCCTTCCGGCGGTCCGACTATGAACATCAAGGGCTCGGCGGCCGGTGGCGGTATGGCCCAGTGTATCCCTCTCACACCATTCTCCCTGGGACTCACCGGCGATATCAACGCCATCATGAACACCCACAACCTCGCCATGGTCGCGGTGACATCGCGCATTCAGCACGAGTTCAACTATGATGACGAGACCATGGCGAGACGAAACATGGGCTCACGGCTCAACATAGACCCTAAAAATGTGGAGATGGGCTGGATTATGGATTTCTGCGCCCAGGCCTTGCGCAACATTGTAATCGGTATTGGCGGGAGGATGGATGGTTTTCTGATGCCTTCCAAATTCGGTATCGCGGTCAGTTCGGAAGTTATGGCCATCCTGGCTGTAGCCACGGACCTGAAGGACATGCGCGAACGCATGGGCCGGATCGTGGTGGCCTATGATAAGAGCGGCAAACCAATCACCACAGAAGACCTTCAGGTTGCCGGCGCCATGACCGCCTGGATGGTCGAAGCTATCAACCCGAACCTGCTTCAAAGCCTTGAAGGTCAACCGGTCTTTGTTCATGCCGGGCCCTTCGCCAATATCGCTATTGGACAGAGCTCGATTATTGCTGACCGGGTCGCATTGAAGCTGGCCGACTACCATATCACTGAATCCGGTTTTGGTGCGGACATTGGATTTGAGAAATTCTGGAACTTGAAATGCCGTTTTTCAGGCCTCAAGCCTCACTGCGCCGTTATTGTAGCCACCATTCGCGCCCTCAAGTGCCACGGCGGTGCGCCTATTCCCATTCCGGGCCGGCCTATGCCAAAAGAGTACGAGGATGAAAACGTGGAATGGGTTGAAAAGGGATGCGAAAACCTGGTTCACCATGTTAAGACCGTTAAGAAGGCCGGGATCAATCCTGTGGTTTGCATCAACTCCTTTTACACTGACACTGAAGCCGAGATTGCCATGGTACGCCGTCTGGCTGAACAGGCCGGGGCCCGGGCGCCCGTTTCCAGCCACTGGCTTAAAGGCAGTGACGGGGCTCTGGAGTTTGCCGATGCCGTCGTTGACGCCTGCGAGGAAGAAAATGAATTCAAGCTGCTCTATGAGCTTGATATGCCTCTGCGTCAGCGCATCGAGAAGATCGCGGTCGAGGTCTACGGCGCGGACGGTGTAGAATATACGCCTGAAGCGCTGCAGAAGGCGGAGCGGATAGAAAAGGATTCCGAGCTCTCCGGGCTTGGGACCTGCATGGTCAAGACTCACCTCTCCCTGACGGACAACCCGTCTGTGAAGGGAGTGCCCAAGGGATGGAACCTCAGAATCCGAGACATCCTGATATACGGCGGAGCCGGTTTTATCGTACCGGTGGCCGGTGCGATCAGCCTCATGCCTGGCACGGCCTCGGATCCGGCTTTTAAACGTGTTGACGTTGACACCGTGAGCGGAAAAGTCAAAGGGCTCTTCTAG
- a CDS encoding sulfide/dihydroorotate dehydrogenase-like FAD/NAD-binding protein: protein MFKILEREEMAQGTVVKNVVEAPKVAARAKPGQFVILKANETGERIPLTMADTDLEKGTITIIYQVVGKSTALFKTMQVGEGYQDLLGPLGRPTHIEKRDGLVICIGGGTGTAVVHPITKAFKERGNEVVAIIGSRTKDLLILEDEMTAASSEIRVCTDDGSYGHHGFVTEVLEEYLKGDRKISLVVAAGPVPMMKFVSKMTKEYDVQTMVSLNSIMIDGTGMCGGCRVSVDGKTRFTCVEGPEFDGHQVDFDELMQRLSAYQEMEKVAMEKFEHDCKIGLKR from the coding sequence ATGTTCAAAATACTGGAAAGAGAAGAAATGGCCCAGGGCACTGTGGTTAAAAACGTTGTTGAGGCGCCTAAGGTGGCGGCCAGGGCCAAACCGGGTCAATTTGTCATTCTTAAGGCCAACGAGACCGGAGAGCGTATACCGCTGACTATGGCTGACACGGACCTGGAAAAAGGCACCATCACCATTATTTATCAGGTCGTGGGTAAGTCCACTGCTTTGTTCAAAACGATGCAGGTCGGTGAAGGCTATCAGGACTTGCTCGGACCTCTCGGTCGGCCAACCCACATCGAGAAGCGCGACGGCCTGGTCATCTGCATCGGTGGCGGAACCGGGACGGCCGTAGTGCATCCCATAACCAAGGCTTTCAAGGAAAGAGGTAATGAAGTCGTGGCCATCATCGGTTCGCGCACCAAGGATTTGCTCATTCTGGAAGACGAGATGACTGCGGCCTCCAGTGAGATCAGAGTCTGCACCGACGATGGGTCTTACGGCCACCACGGTTTTGTGACCGAAGTGCTTGAGGAGTACCTTAAAGGAGATAGAAAAATAAGTCTGGTCGTCGCCGCCGGCCCGGTGCCGATGATGAAGTTCGTTTCAAAGATGACCAAGGAATACGATGTCCAGACCATGGTCAGTCTTAATTCCATAATGATTGATGGCACCGGTATGTGCGGCGGCTGTCGCGTTTCAGTTGATGGGAAAACACGTTTCACCTGCGTCGAAGGCCCGGAGTTTGACGGGCACCAGGTTGACTTCGACGAACTGATGCAGCGCCTGTCCGCTTACCAGGAAATGGAAAAAGTGGCCATGGAAAAATTTGAACACGATTGCAAAATTGGTCTGAAAAGGTAA
- the gltA gene encoding NADPH-dependent glutamate synthase produces the protein MAEKKEKIPRQHMPEQEPQVRRSNFDEVPLGYSPETAQLEASRCLQCKRPSCISGCPVEIDIPGFIRLIKEGDFSGAIAKLKEKTALPAVCGRVCPQEVQCELVCVLGKKEEPVAIGRLERFAADMAREKGDKTLPPVADKTGKKAVVVGSGPAGVTVAGDLILKGHDVTIFEAFHKAGGVLVYGIPEFRLPKAIVQDEMDSLAELGVKFELNQVVGRTITVDELLEEYDAVFISVGAGLPRFLGVPGENLIGIYSANEYLTRSNLMKAYLFPEYDTPIVRGKDVCVLGAGNVAMDSARTALRLGAERVRIVYRRSREEMPARAEEIHHGEEEGVEFYLLSNPVEFIGNENGRVKAMDCIKMELGEPDESGRRRPIPIKGSNFILETDLVVIAVGAGANPLITSATPGLEVNKWGYILAEPETGKTKKSRVWAGGDIVTGQATVILAMGAGRIASNSIHQYLTWGW, from the coding sequence ATGGCAGAAAAAAAAGAAAAGATTCCCCGGCAGCATATGCCGGAACAAGAGCCCCAGGTTAGGCGTAGTAATTTTGACGAGGTTCCCCTTGGATATTCGCCTGAGACGGCCCAGCTTGAGGCCAGCCGGTGCCTTCAGTGCAAGAGACCATCCTGTATAAGCGGTTGTCCGGTCGAGATTGATATTCCCGGTTTTATCCGTTTAATCAAGGAAGGCGACTTCAGCGGCGCTATCGCCAAGCTCAAGGAGAAGACGGCTTTGCCAGCGGTTTGCGGACGAGTCTGCCCTCAGGAAGTCCAATGCGAGCTTGTGTGCGTCCTGGGCAAAAAGGAAGAGCCCGTGGCTATTGGTCGTTTGGAGAGGTTTGCCGCTGACATGGCTCGGGAGAAAGGCGACAAGACGTTGCCTCCGGTTGCCGACAAGACCGGAAAGAAGGCGGTGGTGGTAGGTTCTGGACCGGCCGGGGTGACGGTGGCCGGAGATTTGATCCTCAAAGGCCACGATGTAACTATTTTTGAGGCTTTCCACAAAGCCGGTGGAGTGCTTGTTTATGGTATTCCCGAATTCAGGCTGCCCAAGGCCATTGTTCAGGATGAGATGGACTCTTTGGCCGAGTTAGGCGTCAAGTTTGAACTGAATCAGGTCGTGGGCCGTACCATCACAGTGGACGAGCTTTTAGAAGAATACGATGCGGTTTTCATTAGCGTGGGCGCCGGGTTACCCCGTTTCTTGGGCGTCCCGGGCGAAAATCTCATCGGTATTTATTCGGCCAATGAGTATCTGACCCGTTCCAATCTCATGAAGGCCTATCTCTTTCCAGAATACGATACACCTATTGTTCGAGGTAAAGACGTTTGCGTACTCGGAGCGGGCAACGTGGCCATGGACTCGGCCCGCACAGCACTGAGACTGGGCGCGGAAAGAGTAAGGATCGTTTACCGTCGGTCGCGTGAGGAAATGCCTGCCCGGGCTGAAGAGATTCACCATGGAGAAGAGGAGGGCGTGGAGTTCTATCTCCTGTCGAACCCGGTCGAGTTTATTGGTAACGAAAACGGCCGGGTCAAGGCCATGGATTGCATTAAGATGGAACTGGGTGAGCCGGATGAATCCGGCCGGCGGCGTCCTATTCCGATTAAAGGCTCCAACTTTATCCTGGAGACCGATCTGGTGGTTATTGCCGTGGGTGCTGGCGCCAACCCATTGATCACGTCCGCAACTCCAGGCCTGGAAGTCAACAAATGGGGCTATATCCTGGCTGAACCGGAGACAGGCAAGACCAAGAAATCCAGGGTCTGGGCGGGCGGCGATATCGTTACCGGGCAGGCCACGGTTATTTTAGCCATGGGCGCCGGAAGAATAGCGTCCAACTCCATTCATCAATATCTTACCTGGGGTTGGTGA
- a CDS encoding GTP cyclohydrolase I FolE2: MVDVQNQRDHRNIEVDKVGVKNIRYPITVLDKAKGKQRTVASIDMYVNLPRQYKGTHMSRFIEILSEYCDEISLRSLRIILEEMNRRLNAKSAHLKLTFPYFIEKKAPVSGTASLMEYQCSFNGSLNHESLDIIIELGVPITTLCPCSKEISEVGAHNQRGEVRVAVRFNKFLWIEDIIRLVETSASAEVFSLLKRNDEKLLTETAYRNPMFVEDVVREIAQKLNNDRNITWFSVGAETFESIHNHNAYAFIERRK, from the coding sequence ATAGTAGACGTACAAAACCAGAGAGATCACCGAAACATCGAGGTTGACAAGGTCGGTGTAAAGAATATCCGCTACCCTATTACCGTCCTCGATAAGGCCAAAGGCAAACAGCGGACCGTGGCGAGCATAGATATGTACGTCAACCTGCCTCGCCAGTACAAAGGCACTCACATGTCCCGCTTCATTGAGATTTTGTCCGAGTACTGCGACGAGATCTCCTTGAGGAGTTTGAGGATTATCCTTGAGGAGATGAATCGGCGTTTGAACGCCAAATCAGCACACCTGAAGCTGACCTTCCCCTACTTCATTGAAAAAAAGGCCCCGGTGAGCGGCACGGCCAGCCTGATGGAGTATCAGTGTTCTTTCAACGGGTCCCTGAATCATGAGAGCCTGGATATCATTATCGAACTTGGAGTGCCCATCACCACGCTCTGCCCGTGCTCCAAGGAAATCAGTGAGGTGGGGGCTCATAATCAGCGGGGTGAAGTGCGGGTGGCCGTTCGCTTTAATAAGTTTTTATGGATTGAGGATATCATTCGCCTGGTGGAAACCTCTGCCTCTGCCGAGGTCTTTTCCTTACTTAAACGAAATGATGAAAAGCTGCTCACTGAAACGGCCTACAGAAACCCCATGTTCGTGGAAGATGTGGTGCGCGAGATTGCCCAAAAATTGAACAACGATAGGAATATCACCTGGTTTTCGGTCGGGGCGGAAACCTTCGAGTCCATTCACAATCATAACGCTTACGCCTTTATCGAACGTCGGAAATAA
- a CDS encoding IMP cyclohydrolase, with protein sequence MSDLKTAYRRLMDDHFPDEMKITLGETTLIYRKQTWKIEDEQGNLVEKGLRYGENPGQEAALYRLVNGNLTLGEIEFIGPGRELVSGLDADAMLQFGKHPGKINLTDVDSALGILRYLTKRPTAVIVKHNNPCGVASAASLAEAYAKANTADRVAAFGGAASFNRAIDKETAKLLQNNYLEVVVAPEYEEGVLDILTKKKDLRIIRIKALDRLEDYTLTRFLDFKSLMDGGLIVQQSAVNTILSKEDFQPAVAEYQGRTYKPVREPTDREYDDLVFGWAVEQGVTSNSVLYIKDQVTVGIGTGEQDRVGVAEIAIFKAYSKYADALCFKLHGRSYKELTLDVAEGKADKELQDQIDNETKANKAGLPGAVMISDAFFPFRDGVDVAIKEGISGIAHPGGSVRDWESIEAANQADPPVAMVFTGQRAFKH encoded by the coding sequence ATGAGTGACCTTAAGACCGCGTACCGGCGCCTGATGGATGACCACTTCCCTGATGAGATGAAGATCACCTTGGGCGAAACGACCCTTATTTACAGGAAACAGACGTGGAAAATTGAGGATGAGCAAGGGAATTTGGTGGAAAAAGGCTTGCGCTACGGCGAAAATCCCGGCCAGGAGGCCGCTCTGTACCGGCTGGTCAATGGCAACCTGACCCTTGGAGAAATTGAGTTCATTGGCCCGGGCAGGGAACTGGTCAGCGGCCTGGACGCGGACGCCATGCTCCAGTTTGGCAAACATCCTGGCAAGATCAACCTGACCGACGTGGATAGCGCCTTGGGCATCCTTCGCTATCTGACCAAACGGCCCACAGCAGTAATTGTCAAGCATAACAACCCTTGCGGTGTGGCCAGTGCCGCCAGTCTGGCTGAGGCTTATGCTAAGGCCAACACGGCCGACCGAGTAGCCGCCTTTGGAGGAGCCGCCAGCTTTAACCGGGCCATAGACAAGGAGACCGCTAAACTGCTTCAGAATAACTACCTGGAGGTGGTGGTCGCCCCGGAATATGAAGAAGGGGTTCTTGACATTCTAACTAAAAAAAAGGACCTGCGCATCATCCGGATCAAGGCTTTAGACCGCCTTGAGGATTACACCTTGACTCGTTTTCTGGACTTCAAGAGTCTTATGGACGGCGGTCTGATCGTCCAGCAATCGGCTGTCAATACCATTCTGTCCAAAGAAGACTTCCAGCCTGCGGTGGCCGAATACCAGGGCCGGACCTATAAGCCGGTGCGCGAGCCGACCGACCGTGAATACGATGACCTCGTTTTCGGCTGGGCCGTGGAACAGGGCGTGACTTCTAACTCCGTACTTTACATCAAGGACCAGGTTACCGTGGGCATCGGCACGGGTGAGCAGGACCGGGTCGGGGTGGCGGAGATCGCCATTTTCAAGGCTTACTCCAAATACGCTGACGCTCTTTGCTTCAAACTTCACGGCCGGTCTTATAAAGAACTGACTCTGGACGTGGCTGAAGGCAAGGCCGATAAAGAATTGCAGGATCAGATTGATAATGAAACCAAGGCCAATAAAGCCGGATTACCCGGCGCCGTCATGATCTCAGACGCCTTCTTCCCCTTTAGAGACGGTGTGGACGTGGCCATTAAAGAAGGCATTTCAGGCATCGCTCACCCGGGCGGCTCTGTCAGAGACTGGGAATCAATCGAGGCCGCCAACCAGGCCGACCCGCCCGTGGCCATGGTCTTTACCGGCCAGCGGGCCTTCAAGCATTAA